One segment of Rosa chinensis cultivar Old Blush chromosome 6, RchiOBHm-V2, whole genome shotgun sequence DNA contains the following:
- the LOC112171828 gene encoding zinc finger BED domain-containing protein RICESLEEPER 2, which translates to MDELPFMHVEGDGFKEFVHELQPQWKSMKRKEVARGVWELYQMEKAKLMSEFAAHSIRVSITTDTWKMDNASANDTVVSYMKRRLRSKGTLNFDGDFLHLRCACHIINLVVRDGIDEIEDGIEAIWHCVKFIWYSSSKLDKYRDFSVLEQLSNTANVPLDVITRWTSTYLMLAAALKYEKVFEMMGDEDDTFKKYFDETDAKIKKKRAGPPSSQDWRNAQAFVHFLGKFYEATMKLSAWKKVTAHLLFFELIGLQTEIDNKINDDRDPILQRVACGMKDKFDKYWRSFEQMNKIIVIANVLDPRWKLQYQKKAFAKVGSSPIRVATITSELKGILMMMYDEYRRSDAAFS; encoded by the exons ATGGATGAACTTCCTTTCATGCATGTTGAAGGGGATGGGTTTAAGGAGTTCGTTCATGAGTTACAGCCTCAGTGGAAAAGCATGAAGAGAAAAGAGGTTGCAAGAGGAGTATGGGAGTTGTATCAAATGGAGAAAGCCAAGCTGATGAGTGAGTTTGCTGCTCACTCAATAAGAGTGAGCATAACTACTGATACTTGGAAGA TGGACAATGCATCTGCAAATGATACCGTTGTTTCGTACATGAAGAGAAGACTTAGGAGTAAAGGGACTTTAAACTTTGACGGTGACTTTTTACATCTTCGGTGTGCTTGTCACATCATAAATCTGGTTGTGAGAGATGGAATCGATGAGATTGAGGATGGGATAGAGGCTATTTGGCACTGTGTGAAGTTTATCTGGTATTCTTCAAGTAAACTTGATAAATATAGGGATTTTTCAGTGCTTGAACAGTTGAGCAACACTGCAAATGTTCCCCTTGATGTTATAACTAGGTGGACCAGCACATACTTAATGTTGGCTGCAGCATTAAAGTATGAAAAAGTGTTTGAAATGATGGGTGATGAAGATGACACTTTTAAGAAGTACTTCGACGAGACGGATgccaaaatcaagaagaaaagggCAGGTCCTCCTTCATCACAAGATTGGAGGAATGCACAAGCTTTTGTGCATTTTCTTGGGAAGTTTTACGAAGCAACCATGAAATTGAGCGCTTGGAAGAAAGTGACAGCACATCTGCTGTTCTTTGAGTTGATAGGGCTGCAAACAGAGATTGATAACAAGATAAATGATGATAGAGACCCTATTTTGCAAAGGGTGGCTTGTGGGATGAAAGACAAGTTCGATAAGTATTGGCGTTCATTTGAACAAATGAACAAAATCATTGTCATAGCCAATGTGTTAGATCCTAGGTGGAAACTGCAATACCAAAAAAAGGCATTTGCCAAAGTTGGTTCATCACCGATAAGAGTTGCAACAATAACCAGTGAGTTAAAGGGGATTTTAATGATGATGTACGACGAATATAGGCGCAGTGATGCAGCCTTTTCCTAA
- the LOC112174019 gene encoding protein phosphatase 2C 77 isoform X1 → MEEMSPAVAVPFRVGNSVCDNPTIATHMNITSLKLMTDSAGLLSDSVTRSSTEAVAAGEEDCNCSHSGNEVTVVAVSVAEEEKGGGDPLLDMIPQDESDRVATGNVMAGESEEDDCLSLEGDQILDSSCSFSVASESSSLCLEDFLVYETTSEGVTLSSIDIDRNSCFGDVAKVADIGDSKIETEITTDPLSLSVSLGEETGHGSDPKPSDVVVQLPVEVGVKETVSRSVFEVEYVPLWGFTSLCGRRPEMEDALATVPQFSKIPIQMLIGDRVLDGMSKCINQTVHFFGVYDGHGGSQVANYCRDRMHLALAEEIEFVKEGLVHTSIKDNCLEQWNKAFTNCFLKVDAEVGGKDSLDPVAPETVGSTAVVALICSSHIIVANCGDSRAVLCRGKEPMALSVDHKPNREDEYARIEAAGGKVIQWNGHRVFGVLAMSRSIGDRYLKPWIIPDPEVMFIPRTKDDECLILASDGLWDVMTNEEACDLARRRILLWHKKNGVTLPLERGEGIDPAAQAAAEFLSSRALQKGSKDNITVIVIDLKAQRKFKSKT, encoded by the exons ATGGAGGAGATGTCACCGGCGGTCGCGGTGCCATTTAGAGTAGGTAACTCAGTCTGTGATAACCCAACTATAGCTACCCACATGAATATTACAAGTCTTAAGCTAATGACAGACAGTGCGGGGTTGCTATCTGATTCTGTCACCAGGAGTTCCACTGAGGCGGTTGCAGCTGGTGAAGAGGATTGTAATTGTAGTCATTCAGGGAATGAAGTTACTGTTGTTGCAGTATCGGTTGCAGAAGAGgaaaaaggaggaggagatcCATTGTTAGATATGATACCTCAAGACGAAAGCGATCGGGTTGCTACTGGTAACGTGATGGCTGGGGAAAGTGAGGAAGATGATTGCTTATCATTGGAGGGTGATCAGATACTTGATAGCTCTTGTTCATTCTCAGTGGCGAGTGAGTCAAGTAGCTTATGTTTAGAGGACTTCCTGGTGTACGAGACAACCTCTGAAGGAGTAACACTGAGTTCTATAGACATTGACAGGAACAGCTGTTTTGGTGATGTTGCTAAGGTGGCTGATATAGGTGATTCAAAAATTGAGACAGAGATCACTACTGATCCACTTTCTTTGTCAGTGAGCCTTGGGGAAGAAACTGGTCATGGGTCTGACCCAAAGCCATCTGATGTTGTTGTTCAATTGCCTGTGGAAGTAGGGGTCAAAGAAACAGTCAGCCGCAGTGTTTTTGAGGTAGAATATGTTCCACTTTGGGGGTTTACATCCTTGTGTGGGAGAAGACCAGAGATGGAAGATGCATTAGCAACTGTACCTCAGTTTTCAAAGATTCCAATTCAAATGCTGATAGGTGACCGAGTACTGGATGGCATGAGCAAGTGTATAAATCAGACTGTTCATTTCTTTGGAGTCTATGATGGTCATGGAGGCTCTCAG GTGGCAAATTATTGTCGTGATCGTATGCATTTGGCTTTGGCGGAGGAGATAGAATTTGTTAAGGAGGGCCTAGTTCACACAAGTATCAAAGATAATTGCCTAGAGCAATGGAATAAGGCATTTACCAACTGTTTTCTTAAGGTTGATGCTGAAGTTGGAGGGAAGGATAGTCTTGATCCTGTTGCCCCTGAAACAGTTGGTTCCACTGCTGTTGTGGCCCTTATTTGTTCGTCTCATATCATAGTGGCAAACTGTGGTGATTCAAGAGCAGTTCTGTGTCGTGGGAAAGAACCCATGGCATTGTCAGTGGATCATAAA CCAAATCGAGAAGATGAATATGCAAGAATTGAGGCAGCTGGAGGCAAGGTCATACAATGGAATGGGCATCGTGTGTTTGGTGTTCTTGCTATGTCAAGGTCAATAG GCGATAGATATTTAAAACCATGGATCATTCCAGATCCAGAAGTGATGTTTATTCCTCGAACCAAAGATGACGAATGCCTCATTTTAGCCAGTGATGGTTTATGGGATGTTATGACGAATGAAGAAGCGTGTGACCTTGCTCGGAGACGAATACTCTTATGGCACAAGAAGAATGGTGTTACACTTCCACTGGAAAGAGGTGAGGGAATTGATCCTGCTGCTCAAGCAGCGGCGGAGTTCCTTTCCAGCCGTGCCCTTCAAAAAGGAAGCAAGGACAATATCACGGTGATTGTGATAGATTTGAAGGCTCAGAGGAAGTTTAAAAGCAAAACATGA
- the LOC112174347 gene encoding serine/threonine-protein kinase tricornered isoform X3, which produces MEDRLEEEGEGEGEEVLGSSLTMEKVAAAKQFIENHYRAQRKNIQERKERRWVLERKLASSDVPKEVQINLIKDLERKETEFMRLKRHRICVDDFEPLTIIGRGAFGEVRLCREKKSGNIYAMKKLKKSEMLMRGQVEHVRAERNLLAEVASHCIVKLYYSFQDAEYLYLIMEYLPGGDMMTLLMREDTLNESVAKFYIAQSVLAIESIQKHNYIHRDIKPDNLLLDKNGHMKLSDFGLCKPLDCTTLPALHENRSMDDENSAEPMDIDGCFPDADNRNSWKSPLEQLQHWQMNRRKLAFSTVGTPDYIAPEVLLKKGYGMECDWWSLGAILYEMLVGYPPFYSDDPITTCRKIVHWRNHLKFPEDARLTLEAKDLICRLLCDVEHRLGARQIKSHPWFKDIVWDKLYEMEAAFKPEVNGELDTQNFMKFDELQLTPKDLNFVGYTYKNFDAVKGLRQAFADARVEFTTERAARETEVQMLASSGDPMLP; this is translated from the exons atggaGGATCGACTGGAggaggaaggagaaggagaaggagaggaggtGTTAGGTTCGAGCTTGACGATGGAGAAGGTCGCAGCAGCCAAGCAGTTCATAGAGAACCACTACAGAGCTCAGAGGAAGAACATACAAgaacgaaaagaaag ACGATGGGTTTTGGAAAGGAAATTAGCTTCATCAGACGTGCCAAAGGAGGTACAAATCAACCTGATCAAAGATTTAGAGCGAAAAGAGACGGAGTTCATGCGACTTAAAAGGCATAGGATATGTGTTGACGATTTTGAGCCTTTGACCATCATTGGTAGGGGGGCTTTTGGTGAG GTTCGATTGTGTCGGGAGAAAAAATCTGGCAATATATATGCCATGAAAAAGTTGAAGAAATCTGAAATGCTTATGAGAGGACAG GTGGAACATGTTAGAGCTGAAAGAAACTTGCTGGCAGAAGTTGCCAGTCATTGCATAGTTAAACTTTACTACTCCTTTCAGGATGCTGAGTATTTATATTTAATAATGGAATATCTGCCTGGTGGTGACATGATGACTCTGCTGATGAGGGAGGACACCTTAAATGAAAGTGTGGCCAAATTTTACATTGCACAGAGTGTACTGGCAATAGAATCTATTCAGAAACACAACTACATACACAG AGACATTAAACCCGACAACCTTCTTCTAGATAAAAACGGTCACATGAAACTCTCGGATTTTGGCCTCTGTAAGCCTCTTGATTGTACAACTTTACCTGCACTGCATGAAAATAGATCTATGGATGATGAAAATTCAGCAGAACCAATGGATATCGATGGATGTTTTCCTGATGCGGATAACAGGAATAGTTGGAAAAGCCCCCTTGAACAGCTGCAGCATTGGCAGATGAACAGGAGGAAGCTG GCATTTTCGACTGTGGGGACACCCGACTATATTGCACCTGAAGTGTTATTAAAGAAGGGATATGGGATGGAATGCGACTG GTGGTCACTGGGAGCAATACTGTATGAAATGCTTGTTGGATACCCTCCATTTTATTCAGATGATCCCATAACTACATGCAGAAAG ATTGTTCATTGGAGAAATCATTTAAAATTTCCAGAAGATGCAAGGCTGACACTCGAGGCTAAGGATCTCATTTGCAGGTTGCTGTGTGATGTTGAACATAGGCTTGGTGCACGTCAAATCAAA TCTCATCCTTGGTTCAAGGACATTGTGTGGGACAAACTTTATGAAATGGAGGCAGCattcaaaccagaagtgaatgGGGAGCTTGATACCCAAAACTTTATGAAGTTTGATGAG CTGCAATTGACTCCCAAAGATCTAAACTTTGTTGGCTATACATACAAGAACTTTGATGCTGTAAAAGGGCTTCGCCAAGCTTTTG CTGATGCTCGAGTAGAATTCACTACTGAACGGGCAGCAAGAGAAACAGAGGTACAAATGCTTGCATCATCTGGTGATCCTATGTTACCATAA
- the LOC112174019 gene encoding protein phosphatase 2C 16 isoform X2 produces MIPQDESDRVATGNVMAGESEEDDCLSLEGDQILDSSCSFSVASESSSLCLEDFLVYETTSEGVTLSSIDIDRNSCFGDVAKVADIGDSKIETEITTDPLSLSVSLGEETGHGSDPKPSDVVVQLPVEVGVKETVSRSVFEVEYVPLWGFTSLCGRRPEMEDALATVPQFSKIPIQMLIGDRVLDGMSKCINQTVHFFGVYDGHGGSQVANYCRDRMHLALAEEIEFVKEGLVHTSIKDNCLEQWNKAFTNCFLKVDAEVGGKDSLDPVAPETVGSTAVVALICSSHIIVANCGDSRAVLCRGKEPMALSVDHKPNREDEYARIEAAGGKVIQWNGHRVFGVLAMSRSIGDRYLKPWIIPDPEVMFIPRTKDDECLILASDGLWDVMTNEEACDLARRRILLWHKKNGVTLPLERGEGIDPAAQAAAEFLSSRALQKGSKDNITVIVIDLKAQRKFKSKT; encoded by the exons ATGATACCTCAAGACGAAAGCGATCGGGTTGCTACTGGTAACGTGATGGCTGGGGAAAGTGAGGAAGATGATTGCTTATCATTGGAGGGTGATCAGATACTTGATAGCTCTTGTTCATTCTCAGTGGCGAGTGAGTCAAGTAGCTTATGTTTAGAGGACTTCCTGGTGTACGAGACAACCTCTGAAGGAGTAACACTGAGTTCTATAGACATTGACAGGAACAGCTGTTTTGGTGATGTTGCTAAGGTGGCTGATATAGGTGATTCAAAAATTGAGACAGAGATCACTACTGATCCACTTTCTTTGTCAGTGAGCCTTGGGGAAGAAACTGGTCATGGGTCTGACCCAAAGCCATCTGATGTTGTTGTTCAATTGCCTGTGGAAGTAGGGGTCAAAGAAACAGTCAGCCGCAGTGTTTTTGAGGTAGAATATGTTCCACTTTGGGGGTTTACATCCTTGTGTGGGAGAAGACCAGAGATGGAAGATGCATTAGCAACTGTACCTCAGTTTTCAAAGATTCCAATTCAAATGCTGATAGGTGACCGAGTACTGGATGGCATGAGCAAGTGTATAAATCAGACTGTTCATTTCTTTGGAGTCTATGATGGTCATGGAGGCTCTCAG GTGGCAAATTATTGTCGTGATCGTATGCATTTGGCTTTGGCGGAGGAGATAGAATTTGTTAAGGAGGGCCTAGTTCACACAAGTATCAAAGATAATTGCCTAGAGCAATGGAATAAGGCATTTACCAACTGTTTTCTTAAGGTTGATGCTGAAGTTGGAGGGAAGGATAGTCTTGATCCTGTTGCCCCTGAAACAGTTGGTTCCACTGCTGTTGTGGCCCTTATTTGTTCGTCTCATATCATAGTGGCAAACTGTGGTGATTCAAGAGCAGTTCTGTGTCGTGGGAAAGAACCCATGGCATTGTCAGTGGATCATAAA CCAAATCGAGAAGATGAATATGCAAGAATTGAGGCAGCTGGAGGCAAGGTCATACAATGGAATGGGCATCGTGTGTTTGGTGTTCTTGCTATGTCAAGGTCAATAG GCGATAGATATTTAAAACCATGGATCATTCCAGATCCAGAAGTGATGTTTATTCCTCGAACCAAAGATGACGAATGCCTCATTTTAGCCAGTGATGGTTTATGGGATGTTATGACGAATGAAGAAGCGTGTGACCTTGCTCGGAGACGAATACTCTTATGGCACAAGAAGAATGGTGTTACACTTCCACTGGAAAGAGGTGAGGGAATTGATCCTGCTGCTCAAGCAGCGGCGGAGTTCCTTTCCAGCCGTGCCCTTCAAAAAGGAAGCAAGGACAATATCACGGTGATTGTGATAGATTTGAAGGCTCAGAGGAAGTTTAAAAGCAAAACATGA
- the LOC112174019 gene encoding protein phosphatase 2C 16 isoform X3 codes for MEEMSPAVAVPFRVGNSVCDNPTIATHMNITSLKLMTDSAGLLSDSVTRSSTEAVAAGEEDCNCSHSGNEVTVVAVSVAEEEKGGGDPLLDMIPQDESDRVATGNVMAGESEEDDCLSLEGDQILDSSCSFSVASESSSLCLEDFLVYETTSEGVTLSSIDIDRNSCFGDVAKVADIGDSKIETEITTDPLSLSVSLGEETGHGSDPKPSDVVVQLPVEVGVKETVSRSVFEVEYVPLWGFTSLCGRRPEMEDALATVPQFSKIPIQMLIGDRVLDGMSKCINQTVHFFGVYDGHGGSQVANYCRDRMHLALAEEIEFVKEGLVHTSIKDNCLEQWNKAFTNCFLKVDAEVGGKDSLDPVAPETVGSTAVVALICSSHIIVANCGDSRAVLCRGKEPMALSVDHKIMATDFSQIEKMNMQELRQLEARSYNGMGIVCLVFLLCQGQ; via the exons ATGGAGGAGATGTCACCGGCGGTCGCGGTGCCATTTAGAGTAGGTAACTCAGTCTGTGATAACCCAACTATAGCTACCCACATGAATATTACAAGTCTTAAGCTAATGACAGACAGTGCGGGGTTGCTATCTGATTCTGTCACCAGGAGTTCCACTGAGGCGGTTGCAGCTGGTGAAGAGGATTGTAATTGTAGTCATTCAGGGAATGAAGTTACTGTTGTTGCAGTATCGGTTGCAGAAGAGgaaaaaggaggaggagatcCATTGTTAGATATGATACCTCAAGACGAAAGCGATCGGGTTGCTACTGGTAACGTGATGGCTGGGGAAAGTGAGGAAGATGATTGCTTATCATTGGAGGGTGATCAGATACTTGATAGCTCTTGTTCATTCTCAGTGGCGAGTGAGTCAAGTAGCTTATGTTTAGAGGACTTCCTGGTGTACGAGACAACCTCTGAAGGAGTAACACTGAGTTCTATAGACATTGACAGGAACAGCTGTTTTGGTGATGTTGCTAAGGTGGCTGATATAGGTGATTCAAAAATTGAGACAGAGATCACTACTGATCCACTTTCTTTGTCAGTGAGCCTTGGGGAAGAAACTGGTCATGGGTCTGACCCAAAGCCATCTGATGTTGTTGTTCAATTGCCTGTGGAAGTAGGGGTCAAAGAAACAGTCAGCCGCAGTGTTTTTGAGGTAGAATATGTTCCACTTTGGGGGTTTACATCCTTGTGTGGGAGAAGACCAGAGATGGAAGATGCATTAGCAACTGTACCTCAGTTTTCAAAGATTCCAATTCAAATGCTGATAGGTGACCGAGTACTGGATGGCATGAGCAAGTGTATAAATCAGACTGTTCATTTCTTTGGAGTCTATGATGGTCATGGAGGCTCTCAG GTGGCAAATTATTGTCGTGATCGTATGCATTTGGCTTTGGCGGAGGAGATAGAATTTGTTAAGGAGGGCCTAGTTCACACAAGTATCAAAGATAATTGCCTAGAGCAATGGAATAAGGCATTTACCAACTGTTTTCTTAAGGTTGATGCTGAAGTTGGAGGGAAGGATAGTCTTGATCCTGTTGCCCCTGAAACAGTTGGTTCCACTGCTGTTGTGGCCCTTATTTGTTCGTCTCATATCATAGTGGCAAACTGTGGTGATTCAAGAGCAGTTCTGTGTCGTGGGAAAGAACCCATGGCATTGTCAGTGGATCATAAA ATTATGGCAACCGATTTTAGCCAAATCGAGAAGATGAATATGCAAGAATTGAGGCAGCTGGAGGCAAGGTCATACAATGGAATGGGCATCGTGTGTTTGGTGTTCTTGCTATGTCAAGGTCAATAG
- the LOC112174347 gene encoding serine/threonine-protein kinase tricornered isoform X2 has translation MEDRLEEEGEGEGEEVLGSSLTMEKVAAAKQFIENHYRAQRKNIQERKERRWVLERKLASSDVPKEVQINLIKDLERKETEFMRLKRHRICVDDFEPLTIIGRGAFGEVRLCREKKSGNIYAMKKLKKSEMLMRGQVEHVRAERNLLAEVASHCIVKLYYSFQDAEYLYLIMEYLPGGDMMTLLMREDTLNESVAKFYIAQSVLAIESIQKHNYIHRDIKPDNLLLDKNGHMKLSDFGLCKPLDCTTLPALHENRSMDDENSAEPMDIDGCFPDADNRNSWKSPLEQLQHWQMNRRKLAFSTVGTPDYIAPEVLLKKGYGMECDWWSLGAILYEMLVGYPPFYSDDPITTCRKIVHWRNHLKFPEDARLTLEAKDLICRLLCDVEHRLGARQIKSHPWFKDIVWDKLYEMEAAFKPEVNGELDTQNFMKFDELDPPASARTGSGPSRKLQLTPKDLNFVGYTYKNFDAVKGLRQAFADARVEFTTERAARETELACRLHLSVQ, from the exons atggaGGATCGACTGGAggaggaaggagaaggagaaggagaggaggtGTTAGGTTCGAGCTTGACGATGGAGAAGGTCGCAGCAGCCAAGCAGTTCATAGAGAACCACTACAGAGCTCAGAGGAAGAACATACAAgaacgaaaagaaag ACGATGGGTTTTGGAAAGGAAATTAGCTTCATCAGACGTGCCAAAGGAGGTACAAATCAACCTGATCAAAGATTTAGAGCGAAAAGAGACGGAGTTCATGCGACTTAAAAGGCATAGGATATGTGTTGACGATTTTGAGCCTTTGACCATCATTGGTAGGGGGGCTTTTGGTGAG GTTCGATTGTGTCGGGAGAAAAAATCTGGCAATATATATGCCATGAAAAAGTTGAAGAAATCTGAAATGCTTATGAGAGGACAG GTGGAACATGTTAGAGCTGAAAGAAACTTGCTGGCAGAAGTTGCCAGTCATTGCATAGTTAAACTTTACTACTCCTTTCAGGATGCTGAGTATTTATATTTAATAATGGAATATCTGCCTGGTGGTGACATGATGACTCTGCTGATGAGGGAGGACACCTTAAATGAAAGTGTGGCCAAATTTTACATTGCACAGAGTGTACTGGCAATAGAATCTATTCAGAAACACAACTACATACACAG AGACATTAAACCCGACAACCTTCTTCTAGATAAAAACGGTCACATGAAACTCTCGGATTTTGGCCTCTGTAAGCCTCTTGATTGTACAACTTTACCTGCACTGCATGAAAATAGATCTATGGATGATGAAAATTCAGCAGAACCAATGGATATCGATGGATGTTTTCCTGATGCGGATAACAGGAATAGTTGGAAAAGCCCCCTTGAACAGCTGCAGCATTGGCAGATGAACAGGAGGAAGCTG GCATTTTCGACTGTGGGGACACCCGACTATATTGCACCTGAAGTGTTATTAAAGAAGGGATATGGGATGGAATGCGACTG GTGGTCACTGGGAGCAATACTGTATGAAATGCTTGTTGGATACCCTCCATTTTATTCAGATGATCCCATAACTACATGCAGAAAG ATTGTTCATTGGAGAAATCATTTAAAATTTCCAGAAGATGCAAGGCTGACACTCGAGGCTAAGGATCTCATTTGCAGGTTGCTGTGTGATGTTGAACATAGGCTTGGTGCACGTCAAATCAAA TCTCATCCTTGGTTCAAGGACATTGTGTGGGACAAACTTTATGAAATGGAGGCAGCattcaaaccagaagtgaatgGGGAGCTTGATACCCAAAACTTTATGAAGTTTGATGAG CTGGATCCTCCAGCATCAGCAAGAACTGGTTCAGGACCCTCGCGGAAG CTGCAATTGACTCCCAAAGATCTAAACTTTGTTGGCTATACATACAAGAACTTTGATGCTGTAAAAGGGCTTCGCCAAGCTTTTG CTGATGCTCGAGTAGAATTCACTACTGAACGGGCAGCAAGAGAAACAGAG CTTGCATGCCGCCTTCATCTAAGTGTACAGTAG
- the LOC112174347 gene encoding serine/threonine-protein kinase tricornered isoform X1 produces the protein MEDRLEEEGEGEGEEVLGSSLTMEKVAAAKQFIENHYRAQRKNIQERKERRWVLERKLASSDVPKEVQINLIKDLERKETEFMRLKRHRICVDDFEPLTIIGRGAFGEVRLCREKKSGNIYAMKKLKKSEMLMRGQVEHVRAERNLLAEVASHCIVKLYYSFQDAEYLYLIMEYLPGGDMMTLLMREDTLNESVAKFYIAQSVLAIESIQKHNYIHRDIKPDNLLLDKNGHMKLSDFGLCKPLDCTTLPALHENRSMDDENSAEPMDIDGCFPDADNRNSWKSPLEQLQHWQMNRRKLAFSTVGTPDYIAPEVLLKKGYGMECDWWSLGAILYEMLVGYPPFYSDDPITTCRKIVHWRNHLKFPEDARLTLEAKDLICRLLCDVEHRLGARQIKSHPWFKDIVWDKLYEMEAAFKPEVNGELDTQNFMKFDELDPPASARTGSGPSRKLQLTPKDLNFVGYTYKNFDAVKGLRQAFADARVEFTTERAARETEVQMLASSGDPMLP, from the exons atggaGGATCGACTGGAggaggaaggagaaggagaaggagaggaggtGTTAGGTTCGAGCTTGACGATGGAGAAGGTCGCAGCAGCCAAGCAGTTCATAGAGAACCACTACAGAGCTCAGAGGAAGAACATACAAgaacgaaaagaaag ACGATGGGTTTTGGAAAGGAAATTAGCTTCATCAGACGTGCCAAAGGAGGTACAAATCAACCTGATCAAAGATTTAGAGCGAAAAGAGACGGAGTTCATGCGACTTAAAAGGCATAGGATATGTGTTGACGATTTTGAGCCTTTGACCATCATTGGTAGGGGGGCTTTTGGTGAG GTTCGATTGTGTCGGGAGAAAAAATCTGGCAATATATATGCCATGAAAAAGTTGAAGAAATCTGAAATGCTTATGAGAGGACAG GTGGAACATGTTAGAGCTGAAAGAAACTTGCTGGCAGAAGTTGCCAGTCATTGCATAGTTAAACTTTACTACTCCTTTCAGGATGCTGAGTATTTATATTTAATAATGGAATATCTGCCTGGTGGTGACATGATGACTCTGCTGATGAGGGAGGACACCTTAAATGAAAGTGTGGCCAAATTTTACATTGCACAGAGTGTACTGGCAATAGAATCTATTCAGAAACACAACTACATACACAG AGACATTAAACCCGACAACCTTCTTCTAGATAAAAACGGTCACATGAAACTCTCGGATTTTGGCCTCTGTAAGCCTCTTGATTGTACAACTTTACCTGCACTGCATGAAAATAGATCTATGGATGATGAAAATTCAGCAGAACCAATGGATATCGATGGATGTTTTCCTGATGCGGATAACAGGAATAGTTGGAAAAGCCCCCTTGAACAGCTGCAGCATTGGCAGATGAACAGGAGGAAGCTG GCATTTTCGACTGTGGGGACACCCGACTATATTGCACCTGAAGTGTTATTAAAGAAGGGATATGGGATGGAATGCGACTG GTGGTCACTGGGAGCAATACTGTATGAAATGCTTGTTGGATACCCTCCATTTTATTCAGATGATCCCATAACTACATGCAGAAAG ATTGTTCATTGGAGAAATCATTTAAAATTTCCAGAAGATGCAAGGCTGACACTCGAGGCTAAGGATCTCATTTGCAGGTTGCTGTGTGATGTTGAACATAGGCTTGGTGCACGTCAAATCAAA TCTCATCCTTGGTTCAAGGACATTGTGTGGGACAAACTTTATGAAATGGAGGCAGCattcaaaccagaagtgaatgGGGAGCTTGATACCCAAAACTTTATGAAGTTTGATGAG CTGGATCCTCCAGCATCAGCAAGAACTGGTTCAGGACCCTCGCGGAAG CTGCAATTGACTCCCAAAGATCTAAACTTTGTTGGCTATACATACAAGAACTTTGATGCTGTAAAAGGGCTTCGCCAAGCTTTTG CTGATGCTCGAGTAGAATTCACTACTGAACGGGCAGCAAGAGAAACAGAGGTACAAATGCTTGCATCATCTGGTGATCCTATGTTACCATAA